GCATCCTCAAACCGCCACTCTCCAGCATGAAAGCAATACCCCTGATCGATGAAGCAAGCGCTGTACTTCCGTTCGCGCGTCTTCCTCGAAAAGACCGCCTGCCGCCCATTGGCATTACCCGTCCACTTATCCAGGCAAAGCATCCCCGCAAACTCGCGCAGGTTCCGAATCTCCCCCAGTTGCTCCTCCGGCAGATAATCCACTACCTGCCCCGGCATCAACCCGCCCACATACCGCGCTCCAAACTGCAGCCCCGCCGCGCATCGTTCCCGCCGCTGCCCCAGATCCACCTCAAGGTCCGGCGTATGCTCAATCAGCCACTCCGAAACCTCCACCACCGCCGTCTCGGGAACCGTCAGCCCCGCCGAAGCCGCCAGTCGCGTCGCCAGCATCTCATTGGCCAGCACCCTCCGGTGCTGCGGGTTGTTCTGAAACTTCACAACCCACAGCTGCCCATCAGCTCCCAACATCAGGTGACCCTGCGCACCGCCCCGCATCCGCCGGATCTGCTGAACCGCCAGTACAGCCAAGTATCCCGCCCTCAACTCACCTTAAAAGGAACTAATATCCGGATTCTACCCGACCGGCCCATAATTCCACGCAAGCTCTCAGCACCCTTATTCAAAGAGTTTGCAGAGATCGAAGCTAACTCGCCAACGCGCGAAGCGCGCTAACTTGCTAACCCGCTCACTCGCTTCCTTAACAACTCCGCCCGCGCCGCCAGCCCAATCGCAAACGCCATCACCCGGTCATCATGCGCCCCGCTCTGCGCCCCAACGCCGCCATTCGGCAGCCGCACAAAACTCCGGCACTCCGCCAGCAGCTTCCTGCTCTGAAACACCTCCGGCGAATCCGCCAGCGCCAGCGCCATCTTCGCCAGCATCTGCGGGCGACTCACCGAAGTCGTCAGCAAACCCGGCTTCCCATCCTCCCCGCCATAAACCCGCAGATACCCCTTATCCTTCAGCAATCCCAGCTGCTCGGCCCCATGATTGTTCCGTTCCACCACCAGCCATGCCGTCCCATAATCCCACGCAATCTGCCGCGAAAGCTCCATCAGTTCCAGGCCGCCCACATGCCCGGCAAACTCCGCACATTGCATCCCGGTCTCGAGATCCAGCACTTCAATCGCCGAATAATCCCCTTCAGTCCCTCCGCCCGCCGGATCAACCGCCACCACATACCATCGCCCCGGCATCGGCGGCAGCCATACCTCAAACTGTCCATTACGCCTCCGAACAAGTGGCTCGGAAACCGCGTTCAGCCGCTTCTCAACCGCCTCCAGCTCAAAGTACGACTCCCCGCTCGCCCGGAAGCAAGTCTCCTCATCCTCCGCAAACTCCTGCCGCGCCAACCCCTGCAGATTCGCCCGAATCCCCCGCCGATACCCGATCTGCGCCAGGTCCAGCCCCACTCCCGGCCGCGTCATCAACTCCGTCTCTTCTTCCGTCAGCGAATCCACATCCACCGGCGCAGCGCGATATTGCTCCTCCATCCACCACGGGAAAAAATGCCGCACCATCCCGGTCTCATCCGCCCGCCGCCACTCGTCGTAAAAACACCCCTGCGCCCCGTTTGGCGTCGACTCCAGCACCAGCTCTCCCGCCGGAGCCAACCCCGCCCGCAACCCGGCCAGCACCTCCACAGCATCCACCTGCCATCGCGAAACCTCCGAGCAATGCAGATTCTGCACCGTCATCCCGCGCCCCGCGTTCCGGTCCGCCGCAGACACCACCCGATACTCCGAATCGATCTCCGGAAACACAATCTGCCGCACATTCGATTTCGCCGTCTTCAACGCTCCAGCCCTTAATCCCGCCGGCAGATGCTCCACAAACCGATGGACAATTCGCAGAATCTCCTCCGCCGACTCCTGCGTATGAGCCACCTGCAGCGTCAGCGTACCCGGCCGCGTTATCGTCTTCAGCAGAAACCGCCCGGCAACCCAAGTCGTAAGCCCCATCTGCCGCGCCTTCAGGACAATATTTCCCATCCCGCGCCGCCGCTCAAACTCCCGCTGCACCGCATTGGCCTTCAACGGATAAAGCAGCCCATCCTTTCCCCGAACCCGCAACAGACTTTCCGCCAGAAACACCCCGGTGCTCTTCCCCACCAACCGCTCCGGCTTCCGGTCCAGTAACCTTCCCAGAATCTCCAACTCCTGCCGGTCAACTACCGCCCCGCTCTTTCCAGGCACGCCCGTAACCCCCTCCAAACAAAACCGGCAATCCCACCCTCTGCGATAACGCAAAGAACCAGAATTGCCGGCAGTCCCAAAACTCCCGCTAACCTGCTAACTCGCCAATGCGCGAAGCGCGCTAACTAGCTAACTTGCCAACATCAGTTTCCCCCGCACCAATACCGCACCGAATAGGCCGTCCCAGCCCCAAGCACAGCATTCGCCGTGAGCGTCAAAGAAGTAGTCGACTCACTCCACCCCACGCTGCTCACCAGCCCCGTCCCAGCCAGTTGCACGCTCACCACGCAGTTCGCATCGTTCGTATGAGAATTCGGAAAGCTCAACGTCCCCAGCGATCCAACCGTCAGCCCCGTCCCCGTAGTCAGCGTCACCGTCCCGCTCACCCCGTCACAGACGTGCCCCGCAGCGCACACCATCGTCGCGCCACTGCCTGCGGCAGAATTGGCAGCCATCGTCATCGTCCCCGACCCCATCGCAAACCTGCCCGACAGGAACCCGTTCGCAGAGACATTCCCGCCACCCGTCACCGTCAACTCAGCCGTGTTGTAGTTTGCCCCGCCCCCATACACAATCAACCCGCCCGTGCCACCAGTTGAAGTGTTATTGACCGTAACAGCACCAGCCGCTTGCGAGTCGAGATCGGTTCCTCCGTTCACATACGCCTTGAAGACACGCGCAGGCGTAGTGGCATTCGCGTTCTGAATCGTAAGGGCGGTTGTACTCGGCTCAACCTCCCACGCTTCAATCCCCCCGGGATAGAAATTCAGCTGCCCCCATAAGCTTTCGTTACCCGAGCCATCAATCGTGGCCACCGTAGATTCGGCCGTTCCACCGCTACCGAACACAACTCCGCCAGTGCCGGCATTATTCGACCCATTCAGCACCACCGCGCCCGTCCCAGCCGCATTCAGCACCGTCTGGTTGTTCGTTCCACCCGAGGTCGTAATCTCCGCAACCGCATTCGGAGCCGAAGTCTGATTCGTCCCCGTAAAAGCCACCGTGGGCTGCGTCGTATACCCGCTCCCGCCAGCCGTCATCGTGACGGACGCAACCGTGTAACCACCCGAGCAGCTCAGCGAAGAAGTAGCCGCCATCACCGCTGTCGCCGCGGCACCCGATCCTCCGCCACCAGCAAAGCTCACCACCGGGGGAGTCGCAGTCGAATAGCACCCGCCATTGTTCACAATCACATTCGTAACAGTGTCCGCCGCCGCGCTCAGGTACTGCCCAACCGAAAGCCGGTTCACATTGTTCAGCAGATCCGTGATGTTATAGAACTGCTCTCCCGACGTCCCATCCCCGAGTCCCGTCTCCCACCTGTAGCCAAAGTCCGTCTGGTACTCATTCAGGAGCCCGCGCTCGTTGCCATTCCCCAGCCCCAGCCGCAGATGATTGGTCACCGTCGCATCCTGCTGGCTCTGATACCAATCCCCCTTCATCCCGTTAAACGTCCGATGAAAGCTGTCCAGAAAGCTGTTCCGAGTTCCGTTATCGGTCAGCGCCCCGGTAAACATCGTTCCGCCGCCAACCCACGAGTTGTAAGAACTCCCCTGATCCGCAACAACCTGGCTCGTAGAATTCTCATTCCGCAGCCCGGCAACCGTGTTGTTCTGCGCATTCGGCCCCAGATGCAGAGCCGTCGAGCATCCCTCCACATCACCGCCCGTAAAGGTGTTCCCATCCCCCTGCTGCAGATTGATCCCATACGTTCCCGCAACCGGACCACCCCCACTCGTAGGGCAGTCAATATGCAGCCGCACAAACGTGCTCGCATTCATCCAGTCCGTCGTCGCTGCATTCGCAACCTGGTGCCCGATCCCATCCACAGCCGTCTGAAATCCGTTGAATTCCAGGTCATAGAACGTTCCACCCGTGTAATTCCCCGTCCCATCCAGCACCAAACCTGTCTGATTCGAATTCCCCAGGAAGTACAAGCTCTCCAGATCCAGCTCCTGCGTCCTGTAAGCCACCAGCCCTTGCGTCGTGGCACTCGAAGAACCCGTGGTGTTGATCACCACATCGTCCAGATGGAATCCCATCGTATCCGCCGCATACGTCGGATCACCCACCTGCACCGCCGCACCAGTCCCCGAATACAGCAGCACCGTCCCGCCCTGGCTTCCGCTAGCAGCGCTTGCCCCGCGCAACCCACAGCCTTTCAGAGTCACGTTGCGCACACCCGCTGGCACCACAAACTGCCCAGTCGTGGCAATCGTCGCGCACGGCAGCAGAACCGTCGTATTCGGCGTCGAAATCGTCACCGAAGCCGCCATATTGATCGGCCCGGTAAAATTCCGCGCATCGCAGATGCCGCCATAAGGGGTGCTCAGCCCAGCAATGCAAGCCGATAGCTTCGCCCCGATGTCGCCGCCAGCAAACTGATCCACCTGATACACGCCGCCAACCTGCTTGCCAGTAAGCTCACCCGCAAACGCGCTCACCGACGCATTCAAACTCGCGCCGCCCAGGTTAGCCAGTGCCTGCGTGGCCGTCGTCGCACCCGTTCCGCCATTGCCAATCCCAACTGCACCCGTCGAGATATTCCCCGCATTCAACCCCGTGAGATTTCCCCCATAGAAGCTCGGCGCCGTCTGCCAAACCGGCTCATTCGCCGCAGCACCCGTACCCGACTGCACCAGCACCGCCTGTGTCGTCGTCGAGTTCCCCGGCAGCCGCGAAGGATTTCCATTGACATCCCCCACCACCAGGTCACCCTCGCTCGTCGTCAAAGGAGTTGTCGCCGTCGGCGTTCCTCCGCTGGCCGCCGGCGTCGCGCTTGCCTTCGCCCCGCCCAGCAGGAACGCGTAATACGCGCCGGCCGGATAACTCTGCGCCGTCGTCGACGGATTACACGCCGTCAGCGACATCGTGTTCGCCGCAGTAATCGTCCCGCTCATCTGCAACTGCCCCACAGTCGACGGTGCCTTCACAAATAGCACCCCATCCGTAGCCGCAGCGTTCGGCAGCGCGATCCCCGGAACCGTCGCGCACGTCTGTCCCAGTACCGTCCCCGCCGCAATCGAAAACGCCTGTTCAGCAAAGTCCGTCACCGGCAGCGTCCCGTCCGCACTTGAAATCAACCCCGGCCGAACGCGCAGCCCCGGCATTTGTACCGCAGTCGTTCCACTGAACCCCGGATACCCGTCGTTCTCCATAACCAGGTATCGCGGCATCGTTCCCCCGCTGGGGTAAGTGCCTTCAACGGCCCGAGTGCACCACTCATCCTCGTACCCCCCATTCAGACCGAGCATGCAAAGCTCACCCGAGTCCTCGCTCGTCACACCCTGCGGCAAGGAAGTATTGGAATATGCAAGAATCTGCCTGCTCGTCGACACAGGTTGCGTCCGTGGTGACGTGCCCGGTGTTGCCAGGCTCTCCGTGCTCGTCAGGCCTATCCGGAAGTCTGAAAGCTCTTTTGCGGCGCTCACCTGCTGCGGCTCGGCTACCGCCTCCAGCGCCGCGCCGCCTCCGCCGATACTCTTTGCCCAGATATTCGAAAAACCGTACAACAGCACGTTTCCCGGAAGCTGGGCATTCACGTTGTCATACGGGCTCGGACAGCTCGTCGAACCATAGCTTCCGAATGCCCCGTTCCCGTCGCAGTACCCGACATTCTCCGTACCCAGCCCGTCTATAACCCAGCTACCCGCGGACGTCGCGATAATCGGATAGTTCTAAGTCCCCTTCACGTTCACGTTGTGGACAATAACCCCCAGCACCGGCCGGCCATATCGCGAATAGGTCGCAAACACAACGTGGTAAATTCCGCGCCACATCGAATCCGTGATCAGCCCCAGATTCGCCAAGTCCTGATCCGTCAGCCTCGTCTGGTTGTCCCCCACATGGAAGAAATACGTGTTGAACCACGTATCCAGCGCGTTTTGCGCTACCTGAGACTGGCTCTGCGTCCCCCAATTCAGTCCATAAAACACGACCGAGTCCAGGCTCGTCGCATCGCCCAGATTCTCCGAATTCAGGAACACTCCGCCGCTCGTGCTTGTCCACGGCGCGCGCGTTCCCCACCAACCTCCAACAACAACTCCCGCCTCGCCGTTTTGAATGAACAATTCCCGAAAGCTGTCGTACTGCGACGAACCCGCAAGCACAGCAACTCCCACCGTGTTCATACTCACTCGCTCCCACCGCCAGTAGGCCGCTCCCCTCGTGGCGGCGCCAACAAACGCCCTGTTGATGTTGATGTCATACAGATTCCACGAAGAAATCGGCCCATCCGATCCGAAGACCGCAAAGAAGGGCGCACTCATCGTGTACGTCGGTAATCCCGCCACTCCAGTCGTGAACCCGGAGACAATCGTCGCCCCATTGCCGTAGATCGTCAGCGGAGTTGCCTGGGAACTAGGGATGCGAATCGCATATCCCAGATACCCCGGCGTCTCCGGCGGCAGATTCGTGCATGGAGCCCCGGCGCATGTATCAGTGCTCGGAGCCGTGCCGTCATCCCATGCCGTCTGCATGTATCCCGTAATCGTGCCGATGTAGTACGTCTTGCCCTGCGTTAGCGTCACAGACCCGGCGTGCGACCCGTTCCCCGTCGCATACTCGATCGCATTGTTAAAACACTGCGTATCGTCCGTCACGCCATCCGCCGCGCAGCCAAAATCATCCACCCGCACCTCAGCGGAGTAGCTCGTCACCCCTCGTCTCTGGTCCAGCACCGGAACCGGAGCACTCGCCGCCGGAGGCGGAGCCACCGATATCGCCGGACAGCTCGTATATCCCGATCCGCCATTCGTCACCGTGTAGCTCGTCACCTCCCCGCCCGAGACATTAGCCGTCACCGCAAGTCCAGCCCCGGTCGAACTGCTGACCGTGACAGCCGGTGCACTCACGTACCCCAGCCCCAACTGTCCGGGCTCCACCCCAGTCACAACACCCCCTGCGTCGGGTCGTACACGCACAGCGCCGTCGCCGTCATCGCCGGAGCCTGCGCATAGCTCCCCCCGGATGCAATCGAAGCCGTCCCCGGCGGAATCAGCGCCGACGCAGAAGTAGAGACACAATTGGCGACACTGCTCGCCAAAGCGCAATTCGTCGTTCCATTAATCTCCGGAGCATTCAATGCTCCCGTCAATGTTCCGCCGCCAATAGGCGGCGCACCGCCGCCGTTCACAATCTGGCTGGCAACCTGCGAATCGACATACTGCTTGTTCGCAGCCTGGTTCGCCGCAGTTGGCGCATTCGCAATCAAAAGCTGCTGGAAAGCCGGCACAAACGACACCCAAGCCGTCTCGACATTCGTCGTCACACTCGGAGCAAGGGCCGCCGCCGCCACCGGATTCCCCTGCGTAGCCAAGTCACACGCCGAATTCCCCGTAACCGTGTTGTACGGAATCCGGAAGACCTGCCAACTAGTCGTAAGGCTCACCGTCTGATCCGCAAACACGCAGCTTGTACCACCCGAGCCTGATCCAGTCGATCCCGTCAGTCGCAGTTCCTGAGTAACCGCCACATCAGCCTTGGCAGCCACTTCCCACGTTCCCGAACCCACCGGAAATCCATTCCCAAGCACCAGCGAGTTCCCAACGCCCCGCAGCGTCCAGGCCCCTGACGTATCCCAAGCCCCACCCAAAGCCTTCACATACGACCCAGTCACCGGAGCAGTTGAATCCTTGCCAAACAGACTTCCCGCCGCCACAGTCTCGCCAGTAGGCGAATAAAGATCCGCCGCCGAGAAAAACAGATCGTTCAGGCTCGAAAACGCCTGATTTCCCGAGCCAGAGACCGTCCCGCCTCCAAGCAGCGCAAAGTCAGCCGAAACCGTTCCCGCAGCCTGCCGCGCCGGTTCCAGATTTCCCTGTCCATACCCCGAAGCGCTTGTCTGCGCCACCGTATTCCCCAGCCCGTTATCCAGCAAGGCTCCTGGCGCCAACCCAAGCTGCTCAAACCTGTTCGCCGACCCCGTATAGCCATTCGCGACACTCGTAGGCTCCTCGCCAGCGCCCACCACCAGCGCCGGATAAGTCGCGCTCGAAGCAGCCAGCGTCCCGCCTCCGCCCAACTGCATCCCAATCGTCCGCGAACTCGCAGCATTCCAGACCGTATACCCGCCATTCCCCTTCAGCAGGTTCCCGCCAACAAAAACTAGGTCCTTCCCAGCGACCAGGTTCACCGGCTTAGCAGGAACCCAAGTCCCCGGTGCATTCACCGTCGCCACAGTCGTCGTCGAGCAGCCCACACCACCCGCCGTAACGGTGACAGCGCCCACCGAACCATCCCCATTCAGCGCAGCAGTCGCCGCCGCCGTACAACTACCTGAAAATGCCAGCGGCACGGAGACGCCATAAGCTTCAAATCCCAGCCCATGCTCCGGCCCCACCGTCACCGACGTCACCGCACCGCCCGCGGCATTCACCGTCAACTTCGGCTGTACCGCCACCCATTCCGGCAGCACTGCCGCATTGCGCACCGTCCACCCCGACTGCGCACCCGTCCCCACTCCGGCAAGATCCAGCACCAGACCCGTCGGAGTCTCGCCCGTAGCCGCGGAGTTCCACGCATTCACCGCCACGCCATCGAGAACATTGTTGTTCCCCACAGCCATGGCAAAGCCATGCACCGCTTGAATCGTCAAATTCCGCCAGTGGTTCGAATCCGCATTCAACCCCGCCGGCACCGTAGAAACCAGCGCCGGCACAGCAACACCCGTCCCCACTCCGCGCACGTCGATATTCCGAAACTCGCTCGCCTGCGGCCACTGCCCCAGATAAAGCCCGCACGTATGCGTCGAACTCGCCTGCGTATACTGCGCGAGCGGATCGGCCCCGGTAGTCGCAATCGCCACGTTCTCAATCTCTGCCGCCTTCAGTCCATTCCCGCCCGCACCCGTCGCCGCCGACATCGCAATCGCGCAGTTTCCAATCGACCAGGCCGCGCCCGTGCCCGCAATTCCGGTCAAACCATTGCCGCTCGGCGACAGCACCGAATTCGCAACCATCGGCCGGTTCACACCGCAGCTTCCCGCCGCAGCACGACCTTCCGCCGGCGAACACGAAACATCCACGCTCTGGTCCACATAGATCGTCAGATCATGCAGCCTCGTATGGCTCAGCAGACCGGTCGCGTCCGTTCCCGTCGAAAGCACATCCTCGCCCGGAAAACCCATCAGCGCCGAAGCCTGCACCCCTTGCCCGCCAATCGACTCCAGATGCCACGTCAACTGGTGCGTCTTGCAAACCCCCGCCGGCAGCGTCAGCGCAACAGCATGACCCGCCGCAGCCTGTGCCTGGACAAAGTTGATCGCCGCCTGCAGCGCAGCCGTATCATCCGTAGCCCCGTCGCAAACCGCTCCGAACTCCTTCACGCTCCACGCATGTTGCTGCGCCCCGGTCGCACGCATATCCTCCACACGCACCGCGCCAGTATTCGTGAACGTATCCGTGCCGGTGTAGTTCGGCGGCACCATCATCGATCCGCCCGCCGACGCCGCAGCCGTCTCCGTAGCCTGCAAAGTCGACTGCGCCGATCCGGCCTCCGGAGCAAACACCCCATTCATCGACTCGGCATTGAGGGGCCCAAGAATATTCCCGCCAGCCAGCGAAAGCTCACTCGCCGCCGACTCATCCACGTAATGCTTGTCCGCCGCCATCAGCGGAGTCGTCGGATCTCCCGACAAAGTCAGCGGCCCCGTCATCGTTCCGCCGCTCAGCGGCACATAACCGCCGGTCCCGCCGCCGCCTCCACTGATTGCTGCAATCGCCTGGTCCACATACGCCTTGCTCACCGCCTGCGCAGCCTGCACCGACGCCAGCG
This portion of the Acidicapsa acidisoli genome encodes:
- a CDS encoding terminase produces the protein MPGKSGAVVDRQELEILGRLLDRKPERLVGKSTGVFLAESLLRVRGKDGLLYPLKANAVQREFERRRGMGNIVLKARQMGLTTWVAGRFLLKTITRPGTLTLQVAHTQESAEEILRIVHRFVEHLPAGLRAGALKTAKSNVRQIVFPEIDSEYRVVSAADRNAGRGMTVQNLHCSEVSRWQVDAVEVLAGLRAGLAPAGELVLESTPNGAQGCFYDEWRRADETGMVRHFFPWWMEEQYRAAPVDVDSLTEEETELMTRPGVGLDLAQIGYRRGIRANLQGLARQEFAEDEETCFRASGESYFELEAVEKRLNAVSEPLVRRRNGQFEVWLPPMPGRWYVVAVDPAGGGTEGDYSAIEVLDLETGMQCAEFAGHVGGLELMELSRQIAWDYGTAWLVVERNNHGAEQLGLLKDKGYLRVYGGEDGKPGLLTTSVSRPQMLAKMALALADSPEVFQSRKLLAECRSFVRLPNGGVGAQSGAHDDRVMAFAIGLAARAELLRKRVSGLAS
- a CDS encoding HipA domain-containing protein, with amino-acid sequence MAVLAVQQIRRMRGGAQGHLMLGADGQLWVVKFQNNPQHRRVLANEMLATRLAASAGLTVPETAVVEVSEWLIEHTPDLEVDLGQRRERCAAGLQFGARYVGGLMPGQVVDYLPEEQLGEIRNLREFAGMLCLDKWTGNANGRQAVFSRKTRERKYSACFIDQGYCFHAGEWRFEDAPLRGVYPRNLVYTPVTGWASFEPWLTRMETMDPAVVWGAAEEIPPEWYGGDMSELEALVETLLLRRGRIRDLVEEFGRSGREPFPKWVGMGKRLVM
- a CDS encoding glycoside hydrolase family 55 protein; protein product: MKTWLRTGRWAGFGLVWLLTMVVGGWRIVAQSVTTTSVQGTVYLANGAPGSGTLLVSWPAFTTAANQSVAAGSTAVTIGADGFLSVNLAPNAGATPAGEYYTAVFQLSDGSVSTQYWVVPAGATATLASVQAAQAVSKAYVDQAIAAISGGGGGTGGYVPLSGGTMTGPLTLSGDPTTPLMAADKHYVDESAASELSLAGGNILGPLNAESMNGVFAPEAGSAQSTLQATETAAASAGGSMMVPPNYTGTDTFTNTGAVRVEDMRATGAQQHAWSVKEFGAVCDGATDDTAALQAAINFVQAQAAAGHAVALTLPAGVCKTHQLTWHLESIGGQGVQASALMGFPGEDVLSTGTDATGLLSHTRLHDLTIYVDQSVDVSCSPAEGRAAAGSCGVNRPMVANSVLSPSGNGLTGIAGTGAAWSIGNCAIAMSAATGAGGNGLKAAEIENVAIATTGADPLAQYTQASSTHTCGLYLGQWPQASEFRNIDVRGVGTGVAVPALVSTVPAGLNADSNHWRNLTIQAVHGFAMAVGNNNVLDGVAVNAWNSAATGETPTGLVLDLAGVGTGAQSGWTVRNAAVLPEWVAVQPKLTVNAAGGAVTSVTVGPEHGLGFEAYGVSVPLAFSGSCTAAATAALNGDGSVGAVTVTAGGVGCSTTTVATVNAPGTWVPAKPVNLVAGKDLVFVGGNLLKGNGGYTVWNAASSRTIGMQLGGGGTLAASSATYPALVVGAGEEPTSVANGYTGSANRFEQLGLAPGALLDNGLGNTVAQTSASGYGQGNLEPARQAAGTVSADFALLGGGTVSGSGNQAFSSLNDLFFSAADLYSPTGETVAAGSLFGKDSTAPVTGSYVKALGGAWDTSGAWTLRGVGNSLVLGNGFPVGSGTWEVAAKADVAVTQELRLTGSTGSGSGGTSCVFADQTVSLTTSWQVFRIPYNTVTGNSACDLATQGNPVAAAALAPSVTTNVETAWVSFVPAFQQLLIANAPTAANQAANKQYVDSQVASQIVNGGGAPPIGGGTLTGALNAPEINGTTNCALASSVANCVSTSASALIPPGTASIASGGSYAQAPAMTATALCVYDPTQGVL
- a CDS encoding beta strand repeat-containing protein, which codes for MYGFSNIWAKSIGGGGAALEAVAEPQQVSAAKELSDFRIGLTSTESLATPGTSPRTQPVSTSRQILAYSNTSLPQGVTSEDSGELCMLGLNGGYEDEWCTRAVEGTYPSGGTMPRYLVMENDGYPGFSGTTAVQMPGLRVRPGLISSADGTLPVTDFAEQAFSIAAGTVLGQTCATVPGIALPNAAATDGVLFVKAPSTVGQLQMSGTITAANTMSLTACNPSTTAQSYPAGAYYAFLLGGAKASATPAASGGTPTATTPLTTSEGDLVVGDVNGNPSRLPGNSTTTQAVLVQSGTGAAANEPVWQTAPSFYGGNLTGLNAGNISTGAVGIGNGGTGATTATQALANLGGASLNASVSAFAGELTGKQVGGVYQVDQFAGGDIGAKLSACIAGLSTPYGGICDARNFTGPINMAASVTISTPNTTVLLPCATIATTGQFVVPAGVRNVTLKGCGLRGASAASGSQGGTVLLYSGTGAAVQVGDPTYAADTMGFHLDDVVINTTGSSSATTQGLVAYRTQELDLESLYFLGNSNQTGLVLDGTGNYTGGTFYDLEFNGFQTAVDGIGHQVANAATTDWMNASTFVRLHIDCPTSGGGPVAGTYGINLQQGDGNTFTGGDVEGCSTALHLGPNAQNNTVAGLRNENSTSQVVADQGSSYNSWVGGGTMFTGALTDNGTRNSFLDSFHRTFNGMKGDWYQSQQDATVTNHLRLGLGNGNERGLLNEYQTDFGYRWETGLGDGTSGEQFYNITDLLNNVNRLSVGQYLSAAADTVTNVIVNNGGCYSTATPPVVSFAGGGGSGAAATAVMAATSSLSCSGGYTVASVTMTAGGSGYTTQPTVAFTGTNQTSAPNAVAEITTSGGTNNQTVLNAAGTGAVVLNGSNNAGTGGVVFGSGGTAESTVATIDGSGNESLWGQLNFYPGGIEAWEVEPSTTALTIQNANATTPARVFKAYVNGGTDLDSQAAGAVTVNNTSTGGTGGLIVYGGGANYNTAELTVTGGGNVSANGFLSGRFAMGSGTMTMAANSAAGSGATMVCAAGHVCDGVSGTVTLTTGTGLTVGSLGTLSFPNSHTNDANCVVSVQLAGTGLVSSVGWSESTTSLTLTANAVLGAGTAYSVRYWCGGN